The Rhodocytophaga rosea genome has a segment encoding these proteins:
- a CDS encoding protein-glutamate methylesterase/protein-glutamine glutaminase, with protein MNNKIKVLVVDDSAVVRQTLTSILQTDPLIEVMGTAADPYIAASKISQEVPDVITLDVEMPRMDGLTFLKKIMSQHPIPVVIVSSLTAHGTETALKALEYGAVEIVTKPQFTSTKQFIEESRLKLCDIIKAASLAKIKRKTISTAPIAVQPKLSADAMIQPAQSRSMIQTTEKVVAVGASTGGTEALRSFLESLPLDAPGIVIVQHMPEMFTKSFANRLNDLCKITVKEAENGDSVIRGRALIAPGNKHMLLKRSGARYYVEVKEGPLVNRHRPSVDVLFRSTARYAGKNAIGIIMTGMGDDGAHGLLEMKEAGAHTIAQDEKSCVVFGMPKEAIKLNAAEKILSLDQIAAHMLRAV; from the coding sequence ATGAACAATAAAATAAAAGTACTGGTAGTAGACGATTCCGCTGTGGTGCGGCAAACCTTAACAAGCATACTCCAAACTGACCCTTTGATAGAAGTTATGGGTACTGCCGCCGATCCCTATATTGCGGCCAGTAAAATCAGCCAGGAGGTGCCGGATGTGATTACTTTGGATGTGGAGATGCCCAGAATGGACGGGTTAACTTTCCTGAAAAAAATCATGTCGCAGCACCCGATTCCGGTGGTGATTGTATCAAGCTTAACAGCGCACGGTACCGAAACTGCGCTAAAAGCATTAGAATATGGAGCGGTAGAAATAGTAACTAAACCTCAGTTTACGAGTACCAAACAGTTTATAGAAGAATCCAGACTTAAACTCTGCGATATAATCAAAGCGGCCTCTCTGGCAAAAATCAAGAGAAAAACCATATCTACAGCACCGATAGCTGTTCAGCCAAAATTATCAGCCGATGCAATGATTCAGCCTGCTCAGTCCAGGAGTATGATACAGACCACCGAGAAAGTAGTGGCAGTAGGTGCTTCTACCGGAGGAACAGAAGCACTGCGCTCTTTTCTCGAAAGTCTGCCTTTAGATGCGCCGGGGATTGTTATCGTTCAGCACATGCCTGAAATGTTCACCAAATCGTTTGCCAACCGCCTGAATGATTTATGCAAGATCACAGTAAAAGAGGCCGAAAACGGAGATTCTGTTATCAGAGGAAGGGCGTTAATTGCACCAGGAAATAAACATATGTTACTGAAAAGAAGTGGTGCCAGGTATTATGTAGAAGTAAAAGAAGGCCCCTTAGTAAACCGGCATCGCCCTTCGGTAGATGTATTATTCCGGTCTACGGCCAGATATGCCGGTAAAAATGCCATTGGTATAATTATGACCGGTATGGGAGATGATGGTGCCCATGGCTTACTGGAGATGAAAGAAGCAGGCGCACACACCATTGCTCAGGATGAAAAATCATGCGTGGTTTTTGGAATGCCAAAAGAAGCCATCAAATTAAATGCTGCCGAAAAAATACTTTCTCTCGATCAGATTGCCGCACATATGCTCAGAGCTGTATGA
- a CDS encoding carbohydrate porin gives MRKFYISVLIIYLIQNDLKAQNDTIPEEIKLIKKPSPISYSIAYTIDAVGSVSRKNMHYLGLVGNVDLKVDFDTKKANLWPNGTLHLYGINNHGAQPTTNVIGDLQGVSNIEAPERTYLFELWYEQKLGPVSLLAGQHDVNSEFATTSFGFHFINGSFGFQPDIALNTPVSNFSFSTIGIRSKAEIRKNIVLSSAIYKGNPGNKDTNPYGVNWKISPGEGYFTIHEFQYNWQQRGNYKGSFKIGSWYHSKVFQSLTDSSRYERGNRGIYGIADQLLFINKNKPSNKVGLFLQLGMVPKNINLINFYTGTGLVYTGMLPKRANDVIGIAIANAQLNNKLVNVSEGLLMKNENVIEFTYQALINRYIIIQPNIQYIVHPGSRNTSNQLITIMRVSMKY, from the coding sequence ATGAGGAAATTTTACATAAGTGTACTTATTATATATTTAATTCAAAACGATTTAAAAGCGCAGAATGACACCATACCTGAGGAAATTAAGCTGATAAAGAAACCCTCTCCTATATCTTACAGTATCGCATATACGATAGATGCCGTGGGATCAGTATCCAGGAAAAATATGCACTATCTTGGATTGGTTGGCAACGTAGATTTGAAAGTAGATTTTGACACAAAAAAAGCGAATCTGTGGCCCAATGGAACATTGCACTTGTATGGAATTAATAATCATGGCGCTCAACCCACAACAAATGTTATAGGCGATTTACAGGGAGTATCCAATATTGAAGCTCCTGAGCGTACATATCTGTTTGAACTATGGTATGAACAAAAATTGGGTCCGGTTTCTCTCTTGGCCGGGCAACATGATGTAAATTCCGAGTTTGCTACAACAAGCTTTGGGTTTCACTTCATTAATGGCTCTTTTGGATTCCAACCGGATATAGCGTTAAATACGCCCGTTTCTAATTTCTCTTTTTCTACTATAGGAATCCGGTCTAAAGCAGAAATACGGAAGAATATAGTATTGTCTTCAGCCATTTACAAGGGTAATCCCGGAAATAAAGACACAAACCCCTATGGAGTGAACTGGAAGATTTCTCCCGGCGAAGGTTATTTTACCATACATGAATTCCAGTATAACTGGCAGCAAAGAGGGAATTATAAAGGAAGTTTCAAAATTGGTAGCTGGTATCATTCTAAGGTATTTCAAAGTTTAACCGATAGCAGCAGGTATGAAAGAGGAAACAGAGGAATATACGGTATTGCCGACCAGTTACTATTTATCAATAAGAACAAACCTTCTAATAAGGTCGGATTATTCCTGCAATTAGGAATGGTGCCTAAAAATATAAATCTGATTAATTTTTACACTGGTACCGGATTAGTTTATACCGGTATGCTACCAAAGCGGGCGAATGATGTTATAGGAATTGCTATAGCCAATGCACAATTAAACAATAAACTGGTAAATGTTTCAGAAGGTTTACTTATGAAAAATGAAAATGTGATCGAATTTACTTACCAGGCATTGATAAACAGGTACATCATTATTCAGCCCAATATTCAGTATATCGTCCATCCCGGCAGTAGAAATACAAGTAATCAATTAATCACCATTATGAGAGTATCCATGAAATATTAA
- a CDS encoding CheR family methyltransferase, with protein sequence MNIFQAKMSTAEFNKLSTFIYNEYGIKLPPVKKTMLESRLQKRLHALQFSTFREYCDFAFSNQGKHTEIIPMIDLVTTNKTDFFREPVHFDFLQTYILPELIRASPSRPLKVWSAGCSSGEEPYTLAMVLQEYAETHPPLNYSVMATDISTQVLNKAITAVYSEERIAGIPMTLKRKYFLKSKDAVKRTVRIVPHIRSKVQFARLNFMDDVLDVPADFDLVFCRNVIIYFDKPTQEKVINKLCDKIKPGGYFFLGHSESITGMTLPLQQLKPTIFRKI encoded by the coding sequence ATGAATATATTTCAGGCAAAAATGTCTACGGCTGAATTTAACAAGCTGAGTACATTTATCTATAATGAATATGGCATTAAGCTGCCTCCGGTAAAAAAGACTATGCTGGAAAGCCGGCTTCAAAAAAGATTGCATGCCCTACAATTTTCTACCTTTAGAGAATACTGCGATTTTGCCTTCAGTAACCAGGGAAAACATACTGAAATTATACCCATGATAGATCTGGTTACCACCAATAAAACAGATTTTTTCAGGGAGCCCGTACATTTTGATTTCCTGCAAACCTATATATTACCTGAGTTAATCAGGGCTTCTCCATCCAGGCCACTGAAAGTATGGAGTGCTGGTTGTTCCAGCGGCGAAGAGCCTTATACACTCGCTATGGTATTACAGGAGTATGCAGAAACCCATCCACCGCTCAATTATTCTGTAATGGCAACAGATATTTCTACACAGGTATTGAATAAAGCCATTACTGCTGTTTATTCTGAAGAAAGAATTGCCGGTATTCCAATGACACTGAAGAGGAAATACTTTCTAAAAAGCAAAGATGCAGTGAAGAGAACAGTCAGGATTGTTCCACACATCCGCTCGAAGGTACAGTTTGCACGGCTCAACTTTATGGATGATGTACTGGATGTGCCAGCAGACTTTGACCTGGTTTTTTGCAGAAATGTGATTATCTATTTCGATAAGCCTACACAGGAAAAAGTAATTAATAAACTCTGCGACAAAATAAAACCAGGCGGCTATTTTTTCCTCGGCCATTCGGAATCTATTACAGGCATGACTTTGCCGCTTCAACAATTGAAACCTACCATTTTTAGAAAAATCTAA
- a CDS encoding chemotaxis protein CheW produces the protein MISKETITISHPYLSFRLGDEIFAVNVAKVLEILEITKITKVPKSPDYMRGVINLRGSVLPVIDTRAKFDMELTTDTVNTCIMVLNIEMDGENLVLGALVDAVQEVLEIGKEQIKPAPTIGSKYKSEFIDGMVKIDEQFIMLLNMDRVLSSNELIMVKDSTSQPVV, from the coding sequence ATGATTAGTAAGGAAACAATTACCATTAGCCATCCCTATTTATCCTTCAGGCTGGGAGATGAAATATTTGCTGTGAACGTAGCAAAAGTACTGGAAATTCTGGAAATCACTAAAATAACAAAAGTGCCCAAATCTCCCGATTATATGAGGGGCGTGATCAACCTGAGGGGTAGTGTGTTGCCGGTAATTGATACACGTGCAAAATTTGATATGGAACTAACTACTGATACAGTTAATACCTGTATTATGGTACTCAATATTGAAATGGATGGGGAAAATCTGGTGCTGGGCGCTTTGGTAGATGCAGTTCAGGAAGTGCTTGAGATTGGAAAGGAACAGATTAAACCAGCTCCTACCATTGGCAGCAAATACAAGTCTGAGTTTATAGATGGCATGGTAAAAATAGATGAACAGTTCATTATGCTCCTCAATATGGACCGTGTGCTTTCCTCTAATGAGCTTATTATGGTAAAGGACTCTACTTCGCAACCTGTCGTTTAG
- a CDS encoding STAS domain-containing protein has translation MKQASITIANNKKKSVQIILEGSLVVGSLHTVKEELTAAINRYPTIQVTVTNVTAIDLTGIQLLFAIKKSSELLHKKLSFSIELPDELNKILSRAGFHNLPAILQSAESELIEK, from the coding sequence ATGAAACAGGCATCCATTACCATCGCCAATAACAAGAAAAAAAGCGTCCAGATCATACTGGAAGGAAGTCTTGTAGTCGGCAGCCTCCATACAGTAAAAGAGGAACTAACAGCTGCAATCAACCGCTACCCAACCATTCAGGTAACTGTGACGAACGTAACAGCCATAGACCTGACTGGTATACAATTACTTTTTGCGATCAAAAAATCTTCAGAATTACTTCATAAAAAACTCTCATTCAGCATCGAATTGCCGGATGAGCTAAATAAGATACTAAGCCGGGCAGGCTTTCACAACTTGCCGGCTATTCTTCAGTCAGCAGAGTCGGAGCTTATAGAAAAATAA
- a CDS encoding chemotaxis protein CheA: MMDQFQAKFIEEANDLIATLEKTLLALEQQTDDKSLVEKVFRVMHTLKGNSSMFGFDKMGAVTHDLETIYDFVREGKRQVSRELLNITFASLDHFKVLLADPQLTAENAQATHQQLMQQIKTMISQEPAQNQEISGQVVADATKVQAENIQANTYHITFKPGENILLNGTNPLYLLDELHGIGNCQVIAHTEAVPEAAILDISKCYAHWEVYLTTSADENAIRDVFIFVEDECEIRIEKQAQAVLIQAQELIHEITRQASVSLPSSKEEIATDIVKKKASEYTKIESKEQLVSSIRVSSEKLDDLMNLVSELVTTQARLSLFAEQSTLPELNAIAENVEKISRQLRDNTFSICLVPLETILVRFQRLVRDLSVELGKDIILVAEGTDTELDKSVIESLADPLLHILRNSIDHGIEDTATRLEKGKPKQGKILLKAFYSGTNVHIQIQDDGAGIDPRKIREKAISKGIISAEANLSDRELLDLIFLPGFSTASKVTDVSGRGVGMDVVRRKIADIRGEVEIKSQPGIGTTLTIKLPVTLSIIDGLLVKIDDTHFVIPLTAVDKCYEAVHIQLIHSFNNLITLDGEKVPFFYLRNEFEMPQTHESIEQIVVVKYDDKRVGLSVDAIIGEYQAVLKPLGKLYKNQELISGATILGDGTIALVMDTSKMIKQFSRELTVATI; encoded by the coding sequence ATGATGGATCAATTTCAGGCAAAATTTATTGAGGAAGCTAATGACCTCATTGCCACATTAGAGAAAACATTACTTGCCCTGGAACAGCAAACAGACGATAAAAGTCTGGTGGAAAAGGTATTTCGGGTAATGCATACCTTAAAAGGCAACAGCAGTATGTTCGGCTTCGACAAAATGGGAGCTGTAACCCATGATCTGGAAACGATATATGATTTTGTAAGAGAGGGAAAACGACAAGTTTCCCGTGAATTACTCAATATAACATTTGCTTCCCTGGATCATTTTAAGGTATTGCTTGCCGATCCGCAGCTTACAGCAGAAAATGCACAGGCTACCCATCAACAGTTAATGCAGCAGATCAAAACCATGATCAGCCAGGAACCTGCTCAAAATCAGGAAATTTCAGGCCAAGTTGTTGCAGATGCTACCAAGGTTCAAGCTGAGAATATTCAGGCCAATACCTATCATATTACTTTTAAGCCTGGTGAAAATATTTTACTGAACGGAACCAATCCGCTGTATCTGCTGGATGAGCTTCATGGGATAGGTAATTGCCAGGTTATAGCACATACAGAAGCAGTGCCGGAAGCCGCTATACTTGATATTTCCAAATGCTATGCGCATTGGGAGGTATATCTAACCACATCTGCTGATGAAAATGCCATTAGAGATGTATTCATTTTTGTAGAAGATGAATGTGAGATCCGGATAGAAAAACAGGCGCAAGCTGTATTGATTCAAGCACAGGAACTGATACATGAAATAACCAGGCAAGCTTCAGTCTCATTGCCATCGTCAAAAGAAGAGATAGCTACAGATATAGTAAAAAAAAAAGCCAGCGAATACACTAAGATAGAATCAAAAGAACAGCTGGTTTCCAGCATCCGGGTTTCTTCTGAGAAGCTGGATGACCTGATGAATCTGGTAAGCGAACTGGTGACTACACAGGCCAGGCTAAGTTTATTTGCTGAACAAAGTACCTTACCAGAACTCAATGCCATTGCAGAGAATGTAGAAAAAATATCCCGTCAGTTAAGAGACAATACATTCAGCATTTGCCTGGTTCCGCTGGAAACCATACTTGTCCGCTTCCAGCGACTGGTGAGAGACCTTTCCGTTGAACTTGGCAAAGATATTATTCTGGTGGCTGAAGGCACAGATACAGAACTGGATAAATCTGTAATAGAAAGTCTGGCCGACCCGCTGCTCCACATATTGCGCAACAGTATAGATCATGGCATTGAAGATACAGCTACAAGATTAGAGAAAGGAAAACCCAAACAGGGTAAAATCCTGCTGAAAGCTTTTTATTCAGGCACCAATGTACATATTCAGATACAAGATGACGGAGCCGGAATAGACCCCAGAAAGATACGTGAAAAAGCCATTAGCAAAGGGATCATATCTGCTGAAGCCAACCTATCCGATAGAGAACTATTAGATCTGATTTTTTTACCAGGATTTTCTACGGCCTCCAAAGTTACAGATGTTTCCGGCAGAGGGGTAGGCATGGATGTAGTCAGACGTAAAATTGCTGACATACGCGGAGAAGTAGAAATCAAATCACAGCCTGGAATCGGCACAACCCTTACTATCAAATTGCCTGTTACCCTCTCTATCATCGATGGATTGCTGGTAAAAATAGATGACACCCATTTTGTAATTCCACTTACTGCGGTAGATAAATGTTATGAAGCCGTTCATATACAATTAATTCATTCATTTAACAACCTGATTACCCTTGATGGTGAAAAAGTGCCTTTTTTCTACCTGCGGAACGAATTTGAAATGCCTCAGACACATGAGTCGATTGAGCAAATAGTAGTAGTAAAATATGACGATAAACGGGTAGGCTTATCAGTAGACGCCATCATCGGAGAATACCAGGCCGTACTCAAACCGCTCGGGAAATTATACAAAAACCAGGAACTCATTTCAGGAGCCACCATATTAGGAGATGGCACGATTGCCCTGGTGATGGATACCAGTAAAATGATTAAACAATTCTCAAGAGAATTAACAGTTGCAACTATTTAA
- a CDS encoding methyl-accepting chemotaxis protein, producing the protein MRLTIKARLIIAFSLLVIFSVVIYYIGDANSYILSERIDDIVDINTKSINLSRQISEDIQLISKREKDLLLEADEDKNKNHVRAIETNEALLRSRIEKLRAVSDEEDNAIIDEFIISWDDYLKQYEQIRDLSFKDNDTADAKAYQLSITEAKQASEKAAGLMDKIVKLNEKELTQDQAETDLIYAEGRRNMLILLAVSVIASVLISFWIITSIVKSLTQAKQAITSVAAGDFSITVTKTNDDEIGELLDQIKFMITKLQGSVSLAKRVAAGDLTTNTDKEANEGGELDTALQEMVVKLRFIVEDITSGANSIASASQQMSSSSQQVSQGASEQAASAEEVSSSMEEMTSNIQQNTDNAQQTEKIALQAAEDIKEGSLAVNQTVDSMRIIAQKISIIEEIARQTNLLALNAAVEAARAGEHGKGFAVVAAEVRKLAERSQVAANEINALSKSSVAIAEKSGKLLEQIVPNIEKTSRLVQEIAASSMEQNSGAEQVNSAIQQLNQVIQQNAAASEEMATSSEELSSQAEQLRDTISFFKVDTNGRSNRTQSSHTLTGVKLSQKSNAVNYAPNKNKHSSKGAHLEMNGRGDNLDEEFEKYT; encoded by the coding sequence ATGCGGCTTACAATCAAGGCAAGACTTATCATAGCTTTTTCTTTACTGGTCATTTTCTCTGTTGTGATCTATTACATTGGTGATGCCAATTCCTATATACTCAGCGAACGGATTGATGATATTGTAGACATCAATACCAAAAGCATTAACCTCTCCCGGCAAATAAGTGAGGATATACAATTGATCTCAAAGCGGGAAAAAGATCTTCTATTAGAGGCAGATGAAGATAAAAATAAAAATCATGTTCGCGCCATTGAAACGAATGAAGCTTTATTAAGAAGCAGAATTGAGAAGTTAAGGGCTGTTTCCGATGAAGAAGACAATGCGATTATTGATGAATTTATTATAAGCTGGGATGACTATTTGAAGCAATATGAACAAATCAGAGACCTTAGTTTTAAGGACAATGATACCGCCGATGCAAAAGCTTATCAGCTTTCTATAACAGAGGCCAAACAAGCATCAGAAAAGGCGGCAGGGCTTATGGATAAAATTGTAAAACTGAATGAAAAAGAACTTACACAAGATCAGGCTGAAACCGATTTAATTTATGCCGAAGGCAGACGGAACATGTTAATTTTACTGGCAGTAAGCGTAATAGCTTCTGTACTTATTTCATTCTGGATTATTACTTCTATTGTAAAGTCACTTACACAAGCCAAACAGGCGATTACTTCCGTAGCGGCAGGCGATTTTTCTATTACTGTTACAAAAACAAATGATGATGAAATAGGGGAACTGCTTGATCAGATTAAATTTATGATTACCAAGCTGCAAGGGAGTGTAAGTCTGGCCAAACGGGTAGCCGCAGGCGATTTAACTACAAACACAGATAAAGAAGCAAATGAAGGAGGAGAACTGGATACAGCCTTGCAGGAAATGGTAGTGAAATTACGCTTTATCGTAGAAGATATTACCAGTGGTGCAAACAGCATCGCTTCGGCAAGTCAACAGATGAGTTCATCTTCTCAACAAGTGTCTCAGGGTGCTTCTGAACAAGCGGCTTCTGCTGAAGAAGTATCCTCTTCGATGGAAGAAATGACCTCTAACATTCAACAGAACACGGATAATGCCCAGCAAACAGAGAAAATAGCTTTGCAAGCTGCCGAAGACATTAAAGAGGGAAGCCTGGCTGTGAATCAGACCGTAGATTCCATGCGCATTATTGCACAAAAGATTTCTATCATAGAAGAAATAGCCCGTCAAACTAATTTGCTTGCCTTGAATGCAGCTGTGGAAGCAGCCAGAGCAGGTGAACATGGAAAAGGCTTTGCTGTGGTGGCTGCAGAGGTACGTAAACTAGCTGAACGCAGTCAAGTGGCTGCCAATGAAATCAATGCTCTTTCCAAATCCAGTGTAGCCATTGCTGAAAAATCAGGAAAACTTTTGGAACAGATCGTACCTAATATTGAGAAAACCTCCAGACTAGTACAGGAAATAGCGGCTTCCTCGATGGAGCAGAATTCAGGAGCAGAACAGGTGAATAGCGCTATTCAACAACTCAATCAGGTCATTCAGCAAAATGCGGCTGCTTCCGAGGAAATGGCCACTAGTTCAGAAGAGCTTTCTTCTCAGGCCGAACAGTTAAGAGACACTATTTCTTTTTTCAAAGTAGATACAAACGGCAGAAGTAACAGAACCCAATCTTCTCATACCTTAACAGGTGTAAAACTTAGCCAGAAGAGCAATGCTGTTAACTATGCTCCAAACAAAAATAAACATTCTTCAAAGGGTGCCCACCTGGAAATGAATGGCAGAGGAGATAACCTGGATGAGGAGTTTGAAAAATATACCTAG
- a CDS encoding sensor histidine kinase, producing the protein MNKLSDEELINELQQRFSQNKKSLAELTKLTRQLKKVNLKLIEAEKLKTHFLANIRNEMNNPLSSIMGLSRNIHAASYTQPEKIPAMAALIHAEAFDLDFQFRNIFAAAELESGEWPLEIVQTDIVSLVNSLLEMHQHRILSKPLHVQVIQEISSGHVMFQTDPAKLQLVLSNLLANAIEYSHDHGQLKIHIQKENNILSVSIQDFGIGIPPADHEVIFNRFTQLNSGIIKTNHGHGLGLSVTKDLLEILNGQITLLSDTNEGSTFTICVKEFELMHDDFSAHGNEFFFNEQARF; encoded by the coding sequence ATGAATAAGCTAAGCGACGAAGAACTAATTAACGAACTGCAGCAACGGTTCAGCCAAAACAAAAAATCATTGGCCGAATTAACTAAACTAACCAGACAGTTAAAAAAGGTTAATCTTAAGCTTATAGAAGCTGAAAAACTGAAAACACACTTCCTTGCCAACATCCGGAATGAGATGAACAATCCTCTCTCTTCTATTATGGGATTGTCCAGAAATATACATGCGGCTAGTTACACACAACCAGAAAAAATACCAGCTATGGCGGCACTTATTCATGCAGAAGCCTTTGATCTGGATTTTCAGTTCAGAAATATATTTGCAGCTGCTGAATTAGAATCTGGGGAATGGCCGCTGGAAATTGTACAGACAGATATAGTTTCACTGGTAAATAGTTTGCTGGAAATGCACCAGCACCGGATTTTATCTAAGCCGCTTCACGTACAAGTAATACAGGAAATTTCATCCGGCCATGTAATGTTTCAAACTGATCCGGCCAAACTTCAGCTTGTTTTATCTAATTTATTAGCCAATGCCATAGAATATAGTCATGACCATGGTCAGTTAAAGATACACATTCAAAAAGAGAATAATATCTTGTCAGTATCTATTCAGGATTTTGGTATTGGTATCCCGCCTGCAGATCATGAAGTGATCTTTAATCGGTTTACGCAGTTGAATAGCGGAATTATTAAAACAAATCACGGACATGGCCTGGGGCTATCTGTGACAAAAGATTTGCTTGAAATACTTAATGGACAAATAACCTTACTAAGCGATACCAATGAGGGAAGCACTTTTACGATATGTGTAAAAGAATTTGAATTGATGCATGATGACTTTTCTGCTCATGGGAATGAATTCTTTTTTAATGAGCAGGCACGATTTTAA
- a CDS encoding response regulator, with amino-acid sequence MEKTILIVDDSESIREVVSFTLENAGYKVLVGIDGVDALQFLNGSHIDLVLTDFHMPNMDGISLIKEIRAKTDYQYTPILLLTTESQAAKKEEAKAAGATGWIVKPFVQDKLLAVVQKLIRS; translated from the coding sequence ATGGAAAAGACAATACTTATTGTAGATGACTCAGAAAGTATCCGGGAAGTAGTAAGTTTTACACTTGAAAATGCCGGTTACAAAGTGCTGGTCGGAATAGATGGCGTAGATGCCCTGCAATTTTTAAATGGCAGTCATATTGACCTGGTGCTTACTGATTTCCATATGCCTAATATGGATGGCATTAGCTTAATTAAGGAAATCCGGGCGAAAACCGATTACCAGTACACACCTATTTTACTCCTGACCACTGAGTCGCAGGCAGCCAAAAAAGAAGAAGCTAAAGCAGCAGGGGCAACCGGATGGATAGTAAAACCTTTTGTGCAGGATAAATTACTGGCGGTGGTACAAAAACTTATCAGATCATGA
- the panD gene encoding aspartate 1-decarboxylase encodes MQIQILKSKIHRVKVTQAELHYVGSITIDEDLIDAANMIENEKVQIVNINNGERFETYIIKGERGTGTICLNGPAARKVQVGDMVIIISYASMDFEEAKKFKPTVVFPDANNRLI; translated from the coding sequence ATGCAGATTCAAATTTTAAAATCCAAAATTCACCGGGTAAAAGTAACACAGGCTGAATTACATTATGTAGGTAGTATCACTATTGATGAAGATTTAATAGATGCCGCTAATATGATTGAAAATGAAAAAGTACAAATAGTGAATATCAATAATGGCGAAAGATTTGAAACCTATATCATCAAAGGAGAACGGGGAACCGGCACTATTTGCCTGAATGGTCCGGCTGCCCGAAAAGTACAGGTAGGAGATATGGTTATTATTATTTCTTATGCTTCTATGGATTTTGAAGAAGCTAAAAAATTTAAACCCACAGTGGTTTTTCCAGATGCGAATAACCGTTTGATCTAA
- a CDS encoding chemotaxis protein CheD: MITTHYLYPGAIFTHQKPYEVSTILGSCVSVCLWDSYLEIGGINHFMLPFWNGDGLASPKYGNIATEKLLDKMLALGSSTKNLSAKVFGGAKQLETGSFFNVGERNVSLALEFLKEQHISIISQNTGGERGRKLIFRTHSGEVFMKFV; encoded by the coding sequence ATGATCACAACACATTATTTATATCCGGGTGCTATATTTACTCACCAAAAGCCTTATGAAGTTTCTACTATATTAGGTTCCTGCGTCTCAGTTTGTTTATGGGATAGTTATTTGGAAATAGGAGGAATCAATCATTTTATGCTCCCTTTCTGGAACGGTGACGGACTTGCTTCACCTAAATATGGAAATATTGCTACGGAAAAGTTGTTAGATAAAATGCTTGCATTGGGAAGTAGTACCAAAAACCTGTCGGCAAAAGTATTTGGAGGGGCCAAGCAGCTGGAGACTGGTAGTTTCTTTAATGTGGGTGAAAGAAATGTTTCCCTTGCTTTGGAATTTTTAAAAGAACAACATATTTCTATTATCAGCCAGAATACAGGAGGAGAGCGGGGAAGAAAACTCATCTTCCGGACTCATAGCGGTGAGGTATTTATGAAATTTGTCTAA